TTTAGTTTCAGAAACTATTTGACTCAATGGTCTTTTCCAAACTCCAATACTGTCCATACCTGCAAAAATATATGTCCCATTGAGTGCCAATGAACAAACATTTGGTCTAAATGGTAAAGAATAAACTGGAGTCCAAAGCGATCCGTTATTCGTTGTTAAATATACTCCACCTCCAATACCGTCCCAACTTCGATAAGTTCCAACGAAAACATTAGTGCCATAAATTGCAAATGAATGAATAGTGTTATTTGGTATTATTCCATTATTTATAGATGACCAATTAGCTCCATTATTTGTTGACAGATAAACACCACCACTCATTGCACCATCCCAGTAGCCTGCAAAAATATTTGTGTCACTAATAGCTAAACAAGAAATAATTGCATTTGTTGGCAACCCATTACTAACCGAAGTCCAGTTATCTCCATTGTCAGCTGACATAAAAACACCATTTCCAGTTCCAACAAATATATTGGAACCACTTGTAACAAATGATTTTATATGAAGATTTGTTAATCCATTATTTACAGATGACCAGCTATTTCCATTGTTAGAAGATATGAAAACTCCTTCACTCCAAGTGCCTGCAAAAATATTTGTTCCTTTTATTGCAAGTGCCATTATGTCGGAATTTGCTGGTAAACCATTTGTTACAGGAGACCAATTATTTCCATAATTCGACGAATTAAATACTCCATTATCCGTTCCAACAAAAATGTATGTACCATTTATTGCCAATGAATTTACATTAGAATTTGTTAAACCATTAACTACAGATGTCCAAGTTACTCCATTATTTGTTGATAAATGAACACCACCGCCAGAATTTCCAATAATAACAATTGTGTCACTTACAGCTACAGAAATATTATTAATGCTTCCATAGAAAGAAAATGATTGAACCCATTGGGCATTTACAATGTTGAAACTAAGTAAAAACATTGTCAGAATAATTAGTGTTTTCATTTATTTTTTTTTAGATGTCTATTATATCGTAAGGGCATTTGTCTTTTTGTTATTATGGTTGGTAACGGTTGAAGCTACGGAACGACGAGCATTTGCATGCAGGCAGTGTCAAACCGCTAAGAATATTATTTAATGTTATAGTTGTCAAGTTGCACATTACTGCTCGTTGTTTTCGTAGGTTGTGTTATGGGCTGTGTTTTTTAATTTAAACATGGAGTCTCGCGAGCGTCAAATTCACCAGTCGATAAGTTGTAGTATCCAGTAATGCACTGGTTTGCACTTTGATTAATTGTGCCGAATCCTATAAAATAGGGATAACCATTTTTGCTTGGTTGTATTCCTGGTACATCGTAAGACAA
This is a stretch of genomic DNA from Bacteroidia bacterium. It encodes these proteins:
- a CDS encoding T9SS type A sorting domain-containing protein, producing MKTLIILTMFLLSFNIVNAQWVQSFSFYGSINNISVAVSDTIVIIGNSGGGVHLSTNNGVTWTSVVNGLTNSNVNSLAINGTYIFVGTDNGVFNSSNYGNNWSPVTNGLPANSDIMALAIKGTNIFAGTWSEGVFISSNNGNSWSSVNNGLTNLHIKSFVTSGSNIFVGTGNGVFMSADNGDNWTSVSNGLPTNAIISCLAISDTNIFAGYWDGAMSGGVYLSTNNGANWSSINNGIIPNNTIHSFAIYGTNVFVGTYRSWDGIGGGVYLTTNNGSLWTPVYSLPFRPNVCSLALNGTYIFAGMDSIGVWKRPLSQIVSETKIVQNNSELILFPNPNNGKFTVNQTNVFNNIEVFNILGKLIYSSIISNGQNEMEINLSNVPKGIYFVKLDNGEQITTEKIIIN